The segment TGTGCTGATCCGTAAGGACGGAATTTTTGTGGTGCCGGAGCTGGAAGGTCTGAATCCGGAGAACCTGAAATAAAATGGTATAAAAGCGGGATTCCAAAAGCACGTAAAGGCCGGTTTCCAAGAAACACCTTGCGTGAGTAAGCGGATTCAATGTATCATGGAATTGGTAACAAGTGAACATAAGTATATAATCAAGTTGCGGAGGGATTCCTATGTCCAACAATGCGGCAATCGTGGATATTGCACAGACAGCAAGCCAATTTAATTCATCTATCGTTCTTCAAGCGGACAACAAGTACATTGATGTTAAGAGCATCCTGGGCTTGTTCACCACCCTGGTATCCAGCCAAAGCTATGAGCTGCATGTACATGGCACAGATGCCGAGGAAGCCAAGAAAGCCATGAGTGAAGTTTTCGCCAAACACAATTTGAATTTTACAGTAGTAGCAGAGTAATTCCAGTTTCTTCTCAGACGTCCGGCCTTACGGCTGGGCGTCTTTGCTGTGGAACCAGGCGGTTTTGCAGGAACTTCAGGAATAACCCAAACTGAAATCTTGTATTAGGTCCTAATTTCGACTAATATTAAGAATAATAAGCAATCGCTGCTGTAACTTTTGGACATGGGGGGGAAAATGCATGACTTCATCGGATTTGCAGGAACAGCTCAATATCAAAGCAATCAATCTTCTTCAAGAAGATGCCGATAAAATTCAGAAGCTCATTGAAGTACAGATGGAGAATTTGGCAACCCGTTACTGCCCTCTCTATGAGGAAGTGCTGGATACCCAGATGTACGGCTTCTCCAGAGAGGTCGATTTTGCGGTCAGAGCGGGGCTGGTGCCGGAGCTTACAGGCAAGCAGGTGCTAAGCAAGCTGGAACGCAACTTGGCGGTACTATATGAGGCACTGAACAAGAAAGCTGAAGAACGGGAGATGTAAGGACCCGGTCATCAAGTGGAAACGGCTTTGCCGTCCTTTTACAGGACGGTACCGTTTCAGCATATAATTCTTATATTTTCAGCAAAACGCACACGACAGACCCGGGGGTCGATCATGTGCGTTTTTTTTAAATGGAGCTATAGGGCCTCAGAAGGGCTTCAGACCAGATAGAACGATACACCGAGAATCAAATAGACCGCCAGCAGCAGCAGGCCTTCGTACCAGTTGGTTGCGCCATCCTGAATAATTGATTTGGCGATGAACACAGATACGGCAATCGCTACAATCTCAATCGTGGTGAAGACAATCGACATGGTGTTGCCCATGAAGTAACTGGCGAAGATCAGCACAGGGGCGACGAACAAGGCAATCTGCAGACTGCTGCCTACGGCGATCTCGACTGCGGCTCCGATCTTGTTCTTCATGGCGAGCATAATGGCAGCGCTGTGTTCTGCGGCGTTACCGATAATCGCTACAAGGAATGCGCCCACGAACAGCTCACTGAAGCCGAAGCGTTCGGTGAGAGTCTCCAGCGTTCCGACCAGCCACTCACTGACGAAGGCGACCATGACTGTGGCAAGGACCAGATAGAGGATTGAACGGTTCCGGGACCAGACCGGAGCATGCTCATTCGGCAGCTCTTCCGCAGTATCGTCCGTAACATCCGCCAGGTACTTCTTGTGTGTGATCATGGAGAAGACCAGCCAGGCGAGGTAGGCGGCAATCAGGAGGCCAGCGACGACAAGGCTAAGCACATTGGTGTCTTTCTCGGTGATGGAATGCGTGTTGAAGAACATGGCGGGGACGAACAGGGCGATAACAGCAACGATCATCAGTGAGCCGTTCAGACCGGCGAGGGTGACATTGAAGTTCTGAACCTTGAACTTCATGCCCCCGGCAAAAATACTGAGTCCGAGGACGAGCAGCAGGTTGCCGATGATGGAGCCAGTCAGACTCGCTTTGACCATGTCAAACAGTCCTTCCTTGACCAGGAAGAAGGCGATGATCAGCTCGGCCGCATTGCCGAAGGTTGCGTTCAGGAACCCTCCAAGCCGCTGTCCGGCGTAGTGGGCTACACTCTCGGTGGCCCGGCCGAGGAAACCGGCCACGAAGATGACCGATACGGCAGACAATATGAACTGAAGGGTATGATCCCAGTTCGCGTAATGCCCTATGGCGCTGAGGATGAAGCTGATGACCAGCAGCGCCGGTGAGATCCATTTTTTCAAGGTTTAGCACTCTCCAGTCTCTATATGTAGGTTGAATTCATAATCAATATACCCAAATTGTTCCTGACTGTAAACGGGGGTGAGAGAAAGTCATTTGCTTTTTAGGCCGCTTTGGAATTACAATAATTGATAATGAGAGTAGGGGGGATATGGCATGGCAGAACAGCTTCAACTGGAATTGGGAAATATACGGATATCGAATGACGTTGTCTCAAAAATTGCCGGCCTGGCCGCGCTTGAGACTCCCGGAATTGCAGCCATGTCTGGCGGTTTGTCAGAGGGCTGGGCAAAGCGCCTGAGCGGCAAGAACGTGCAGAAGGGTGTTACTGTCGAAGTTGGCCAATTGGAAGCTGCAGTAGACTTACGCATCATCGTACTGTACGAGACGCCGATTCATGAAGTGTGCCGCATGCTTCAGCAGAATGTCCGCGAGGCTGTGGAGAGTATGACCGGGCTTCACATCGTAGAGGTTAACGTTAAGGTCGAAGGCGTAGCCTTCAAGAACGACGAGATTTCTTAAGCACAATTATATTAGGCATCCATGCAAAAGGCAGTCCGGAATTTATTCCGGACTGCCTTTCTACTTGTTGGCTCAACCCTCATTTGTATGTAGGTAGCCTATTTAGCGTGCGCGGGTGCCAGCACTTCTGTTGTTGCGTACCTGTCTGACTGTAGTCACAGACTTCACAACTTCCTCCTTGGCCGGACGGTTGGTCTCCCGTGAGATGCTGAGCATGATCCCCATGCAGAGCATGGTGACGAGCAGCGAGGAGCCGCCGTAGCTGATGAAGGGCAGTGTAACCCCTGTAAGCGGAATCGTATTGGTCACACCGCCGATATTGATGAAGGCCTGAATGGCGATGAGCCCCATGATTCCGATGCCGACCAGGGTGCCGAAGGGATCGGTACACCGCAGTGCAATCAGAATTCCTCTCCAGATGAAATACAGGTAGAGCAGCAGGAACAAGGCTGTTCCCACGAAGCCGAGCTCCTCACCGATGACGGAAAATATAAAATCGGTGTAAGGATAAGGCAGGTAGTGAAGCTTCTGGATACTCTTACCAAACCCGGAGCCTTGTGTTCCGCCTTCGCCTAGGGCGATCAGGGATTGCATGATATGATAGCCGTTGCCCGAGGCGTCTTTCTCCGGATCAAGGAAGGCTTCAATACGGCCCTGACGGTAATCCTGCTTAATCTCAGCCTTCTCGGTGTGCGGCGACAGGGAGTCAATGGCAGTCTTGGCTCCCCAGACGAGAGCCACGCCCAGAATCAACAGGCCAATTGAGCCCATAATGTGCTTCATACTGGCGCCGCCGGCATAGATGATCAGTCCGCTGGTTGCGACAAGAATCATACAGGAGCCTAAATCCGGCTGAAGCATAATCAGTCCGGCTACGATGCCGACGATAATCATGACAGGGATATACCCTGTCCGCAAATCACGCAGGCGCTCGCCTTTTTTGGTGATCAGGGCTGCCAGATATAGAATGATGGAGATCTTGGCCAGCTCGGTAGGCTGAATGCCAAGAGTTCCGATACTCATCCAGCTCTTGGCGCCGTTAATCCCCTCGGTGGTGGCTACGAACAGCAGCAGTACAAGTGTAATCACGAAGATCGGGGCATACCATTTCTTGAATTTGCTGTAGTGGATATTCATGACAACGAACATGATGAAGCTGCCCAGCACAGCCCAGATCAGTTGTTTTTTGACGAAGAAAAATGCATTATTGCTGTATTTCTCACTGGCAAGGGTTAAGCTGGAACTGGAGCTGAACACCATCAGCAGGCCGAAGCCCACGAACAGCAGGGTGAGAATAAGCAGCTGGAAATCGGGCGTTCCTCTTTTGGACGGGTTGGCTTTGGCGGCCGTCTTTCCCTTCGCGGCACTCAAACTTCCAGCAGCGCTTTCAATTCATTAATATGCTTCCGGGCTACCTCAAGCACCGGCTGAGGCACCGGAGATTCATATTCCAGCCCGTGGGGGAATGTGGCCTTACCCAGATAGACAGCTTCAATCGCCAGTACCGCGTCCGCCTTCTCCAGCTTCCCCTCCACAGCACGGGTATTAATGCGCAGGAAGTATTCGCCGCCGTCCTTGCGGTCTTCGATCTTGCAGTCATAGGTCGCGCGGTAGTATTCCCATTGCCATCTGATGAATCCTGCCTTGGAGGCACTCTCGTCGAGATAAAGAAGGTCGCTCTTCAATCCTTCGAGGCCCGTGTTCTCAAATATCATAGCGCACAACTCCCCTTAATGAAGTATAATGATTCATTTGTAATTAAAATTTGTTATTGTTCTTCCTCATGATAGTCTGTTTCCCGGGGTTGTGCAAGGTAGAACGGGCGGATTAATACCCACTTTTTTGCGTTTCTGCTACAATAAAAGAAAGTTGGCAGGCTGCGGAGCGGACAGAGCTCAAGGGCTTGCCCCGCAGGCTTATCCGCAGGATGCTGTAAGAGAAGGGAATGGAGAGTTATGGAGAGGTTAGAGATCAAGGAGCTGCTCCCGGAAATGATCAAATGGCGCCGCCATCTGCACCGTCATCCGGAGCTGTCCTATCAGGAGAAGGAGACCTCCGCTTATGTCGGGGCAAGGCTCACGGAGCTGGGAATTGAGGTCCGGCGGAGTGCAGCAGGCTACGGATTGACAGGCACACTTAAGGGCCGGGAGACTGGAAGAACGGTAGTCCTGCGTGCAGATATGGATGCGTTGAATATTACGGAGGAGAGCGGCCGGGAATATGCTTCCCAGTATCCTGGGGTTATGCATGCCTGCGGGCATGACGGGCATACCGCCATGCTGCTGGCTGCGGCGGCGTATTACAGCTCCCGCCGGGAGGAACTGAGGGGGGAGATCCGCTTTCTGTTCCAGCCGGCGGAAGAGGTCTGTCCCGGCGGTGCAGTGGACATGATTGCGGAAGGCGTGCTTGCGGGGGCGGATGCTGTCTACGGGCTGCATCTGTGGACGCCGTTCCCGCTCGGGACGGTAGGCAGTGCGCCGGGGCCGCTGATGGCTTCGGCCGATGAATTCTTCATTGATCTGACCGGCCGGGGCGGACATGGCGGTATGCCCCACCGCACAGCAGACAGCATTGTGGCCGGTGCGGCGCTGGTTACCGGGCTGCAGACGATTGTCAGCCGCAACGTGGATCCGCTGCGCCCTGCTGTGGTCAGCGTGGGAACGTTGCAAGGCGGTTCCGCCCAGAATATCATTGCCGAGCGCTGCCGGATTACCGGGACGGTGCGGGCCTTTGATGAAGAGACGCGGCATCTGATCCGCCGCCGCATTGAAGAGTTGGCGGCGTCCATAGCCGCAGCCTATGGTACGGAGGCGAAGGTGGATTATCTGATGGGGTACCCCCCGCTGGTGAATGACGTTGCTGAGTATGAACGCTTCGCCCGTGTTGCCCCTGAGGCGCTGGGTACAGATGCCCATGTGATGCTGATGGAGAAGATTATGCCGGCGGAGGACTTTTCCTATTATGTTCAGGAGATTCCCGGCTGCTTCATCTTCGTCGGTGCGGGCAATGCGGCCAAGGATGCCGTCTATCCGCATCATCACAGCAAATTTGATTTCGATGAGGACGCCATGCTCTATGGCGTGAAGCTGCTGGTCGCTATGGCCGACTCCTGTCTGAATGAGTCCTTATCCGTATAAATGTTACCGCTCCAGGAAAAACTACTCTCAAATGCCATGGTAACGTGGACAGGAGGGTTCATTCTTGACAGCGGCAGCAGCCGCATTAATAGAATGACGAATGGCTCATATCCGTTAGGCGGAGGTGGGCTTTTTCGTTGTAGGGACAAATTGAACCACTATAGCACAGAAGGAGGGAATAGGATGAGCGGAGCAGGGGCGGGGCCATGTATCACACGGAATGACCGGACCATTCTGCTGGAATGCGGACATCCGGGATTTGAGGAGGCACGGGCGGTTCTAAGCGGATTCGCCGAGCTTGTTAAAAGTCCTCCAGCCTACCACACTTACCGGCTCACACCGTTGTCCTTATGGAATGCAGCAGCCGGGGGACAGACAGCGGCAGAGGTCATTGAAGGACTGCGCAGGCTGTCCAGGTGGGGCATTCCTTCCGAGGTCGAGGGGGAGATGGAGCTGCTGATGTCCCGTTACGGAAGCTTGCATCTGCACGCGGATGAGAGTGATCCGCAGCTGGTTACGCTAACCGCTGACCGGGCGAGTGTGCTGGATGAACTGGATGACTCTCAGAAGCTGAAGGAGCTGGGCCTGCGCCGGACCGGGGAGCTGCATAGCCATTGTCCGAAGATGAACCGGGGTCTGCTGAAGCAGGAGATGACCAGACTGGGTTATCCGGTTCTTGACTATGCCGGGTACCGGGACGGGCAGAAGCTGAAGATAGCCTGGCGGGAAACTCTTGGGGAAATGGGTGAAGAGAGCAGCGCCGGATTCAGGCTTCGGGATTATCAACGGGAGGCTGTCCGCCAGTTCCAGGGAACCGGCGGACATGGCGGCAGCGGTGTGGTCGTGCTGCCCTGCGGGGCAGGCAAAACAGTTGTCGGCCTTGCGGTGCTGGAGCAGCTGCAGTGCGAGACACTGATCCTTACTTCGAGCACGACTTCTGTAGAACAGTGGCGCGGGGAACTGCTGCTGCGGACCACGCTGAGCACAGATGAGGTGGGGGAATACACGGGAGAGCACCGGGAGGTGCGGCCTGTAACTGTTACAACCTATCAGATGCTGACCCACAGGCGCTCCAAGGGTGGAGCGTTTGCCCACATGAATCTGTTCCATGAAAGAAACTGGGGGCTGATTATCTATGACGAGGTCCATCTGCTTCCGGCCCCTGTCTTCCGGGCGACCGCAGATATTCAGGCTACGCGGCGGCTGGGGCTGACAGCAACGCTCGTCCGGGAGGACGGGCGGGAGGGGGATGTGTTCTCCCTGATCGGCCCGAGATGCTACGACCTGCCCTGGAAGGTGCTGGAGCGGCAGGGATGGATTGCCGCTGTCGATTGCATCGAGGTCATCGTTCCGATGAACCAGAAGCTGCGGCAGCAATATGTGTATGCCGGTGCGAAGGAGCAGTTCCGGCTGGCGGCAGGTAATCAGGCTAAGGCGCTGGCCGCAGCGCAGATTGCTGCGGCGCATCCCGCAGCGTCGATTCTAGTGATCGGCCAGTACCTCGACCAGCTGGAGCAGATGGCGCTTGCGCTTGCGGCCCCTCTGATCACGGGCAAGACTCCGCAGAAGGAGCGGAATGCGCTCTACGCTGCGTTCAATGAAGGCAAGCTGCCGGTGCTGATTGTCTCCAAGGTTGCGAACTTTGCTGTGAATCTGCCGGATGCCTCTGTGGCAATTGAGGTATCCGGCGCCTTCGGCTCCCGGCAGGAGGAGGCTCAGCGGCTGGGCCGCATCCTTCGTCCGAAGCCGGGGGATAACCGGGCGTATTTCTACACGCTGGTCACAGGAGACAGCCGGGAGCAGGACTTCGCCCTGCGCCGCCGGATGTTCCTGACAGAGCAAGGCTACGAATACGGGGTCCGGATGCTGGACCCGGCGGAAGGAGCTGTTCTCTGATGGAACTGGAACCGGCAGATGATATCAGCAGGCTGTCTGCGGATGCTTGTGAAGTGCTGCTGCGGATAGCGGCAGAGCATGCGGCTTCGCCATGTACAGCGGATTCTGTAGAGCGGCTGCGGCCTGAATTCCTGTGTAGAGCCGAGCAGTTGCTAGCCTTGGAGGAACTGCTTCACACCGGGATGCTGGAGCTGCGTCAGAAAGTGTGGGGGGAGCGGCTGTATCAGATTCCGCAGCAGCAGTATCCCTTGATCCTGAGGAGCTTCTGGACGGGCTGCCCGCAGGTGCGGGTGGAGGGGGCAGTCCGGGTTGAGCATGCAGCGTGTTCAGAACTGTCAGGGGAGATTTTTCAGGGACTGCTGTTCATAGCCCAGGAAGGCCTGCCTCTGACCTCTAAGGGAGTGATACATAAGAAGCAGCTTGGCCGGTTAGCCGGAAGGTTGTCCATACCGGGGGAGTATCTGGCTCTGCTTGAGTCCTCTGCCGGTCACCAGAGCTATCCGCTGCAGGTTACATTAATGATTGATTTGCTGAGCACACTGGGGCTGATTACCCGCGGCAGCAGCGGGTATGGATTAGACAGAACGATGCTGCAACGCTGGCTGGCTCTTACCGCACAAGAGATGACGGATACGCTCTACACCTTGGGAATCAGCCGTTACGGCACTCCGCTGCCTGAGGAGCAGCATTTCAGACATTTGCTCTCGGCAGCAGAGTTTAAGGCGGACGAGTGGTTTGCGGTAGAGCCTGTTCTAAGCTGGATGAGACAGAATGGTCTTGCCGGGGATCGGCCTGTACCGGGATCGGCAGGGACAGGCTCAGACTCAGGGCTTAAGCAGGCGTCACTTGCCTGGATTCGCCTTCTGGCCGCCTTCGGCTGGTGTGAGCTGGGGTCTTCAGCGGAAGGGGCGGAGTGCTTCCGCTGGAAGGCAATGAAGCCGCAGCTGACCAGACATAGCCTGGGAATAACCCCGCAGCATCAAGAGGGTGCAGAAGAAGCAGACAGTAACCGGGAAACAGCCAGCAGCAGTCCAAGCACAGCAGAAAGCACCCGAGCGACAGCTGTCAGCGGCACCGAATCACCAGATAGAGTCCAAGGAACAGACAGTATCCCGGAAGCAGGTAGTAGCAACCCAAGCATATCGGCCAGCAGCCAAGCAATCCTGGACAGCGCCGCCGAAGCTCAAGATACCGTCCTCAGCCCGCCGAGACCCGTAGCAGCTGAAGCCGCACGTAGCCCGCTGCCGCAAGCATCAGCTTCCGCGTCCCCCGGCTTCATTGTTCAGCCGGATTTCGAGGTGCTGGTTCCGCCGGAGGTCCCTTATACGGTCCGCTGGACCTTGGCCGGGTGTGCGGAGCTGCTGCATCACGAGGATCTCTGGAGCTTCCGGCTGACCCGTGAGCGGCTGGAAGCCGCAGCGGACCAGGGGTTCGCCCCGGGTGAAGTGATCTCCTGGCTGAACGCCCATGCCGCCGGAGGATTGCCGGAGCAGGTCATACTGGCGCTCCGGCAGTGGGCCAGAGCGATCGGGCGGACCGAACTGGCGGAGGTTCTTCTGCTGTCCTGCGCCGGAGAGCAGGAGGGCGAGATAATCGCCGCCCATCCCCGGCTGCAGGACATTGTTACCCGTATCGGCCCGCTCCACTTCATCGTCCGGCCGGAGGCTGCCGGGCAGCTGCGCAAGGAGCTGGCAGCCGCCGGTCTGGCACCGTCCGTAAGGGCCGGGGAACTGAACGGGGCTGCGGGCCAGCAGCGGCTGTTCGAGCTGTCTGGGCCGTACGAACCAGAGCTGCGCTACGAGCTCCCTGCCGCACCCGGGGAACGGGGCCTGCTGGGAACGGGACCGTCTCCGAAGCTCCTGCCGCTGGACAGGGGCGGCCCCCCGATGCTGGAGCTGCCGGGTGAGGAGGCCGTGCCGCAGATGTGGTTCAATCAGTGGAGGCAGTATCATGTCACTACAGCGCAAAAGGTAATGGAGCAGGCGCTAAGCTGGGGAATC is part of the Paenibacillus sp. FSL M7-0420 genome and harbors:
- a CDS encoding HPr family phosphocarrier protein; its protein translation is MSNNAAIVDIAQTASQFNSSIVLQADNKYIDVKSILGLFTTLVSSQSYELHVHGTDAEEAKKAMSEVFAKHNLNFTVVAE
- a CDS encoding YlaN family protein, encoding MTSSDLQEQLNIKAINLLQEDADKIQKLIEVQMENLATRYCPLYEEVLDTQMYGFSREVDFAVRAGLVPELTGKQVLSKLERNLAVLYEALNKKAEEREM
- the cax gene encoding calcium/proton exchanger, which produces MKKWISPALLVISFILSAIGHYANWDHTLQFILSAVSVIFVAGFLGRATESVAHYAGQRLGGFLNATFGNAAELIIAFFLVKEGLFDMVKASLTGSIIGNLLLVLGLSIFAGGMKFKVQNFNVTLAGLNGSLMIVAVIALFVPAMFFNTHSITEKDTNVLSLVVAGLLIAAYLAWLVFSMITHKKYLADVTDDTAEELPNEHAPVWSRNRSILYLVLATVMVAFVSEWLVGTLETLTERFGFSELFVGAFLVAIIGNAAEHSAAIMLAMKNKIGAAVEIAVGSSLQIALFVAPVLIFASYFMGNTMSIVFTTIEIVAIAVSVFIAKSIIQDGATNWYEGLLLLAVYLILGVSFYLV
- a CDS encoding Asp23/Gls24 family envelope stress response protein produces the protein MAEQLQLELGNIRISNDVVSKIAGLAALETPGIAAMSGGLSEGWAKRLSGKNVQKGVTVEVGQLEAAVDLRIIVLYETPIHEVCRMLQQNVREAVESMTGLHIVEVNVKVEGVAFKNDEIS
- the ftsW gene encoding putative lipid II flippase FtsW encodes the protein MSAAKGKTAAKANPSKRGTPDFQLLILTLLFVGFGLLMVFSSSSSLTLASEKYSNNAFFFVKKQLIWAVLGSFIMFVVMNIHYSKFKKWYAPIFVITLVLLLFVATTEGINGAKSWMSIGTLGIQPTELAKISIILYLAALITKKGERLRDLRTGYIPVMIIVGIVAGLIMLQPDLGSCMILVATSGLIIYAGGASMKHIMGSIGLLILGVALVWGAKTAIDSLSPHTEKAEIKQDYRQGRIEAFLDPEKDASGNGYHIMQSLIALGEGGTQGSGFGKSIQKLHYLPYPYTDFIFSVIGEELGFVGTALFLLLYLYFIWRGILIALRCTDPFGTLVGIGIMGLIAIQAFINIGGVTNTIPLTGVTLPFISYGGSSLLVTMLCMGIMLSISRETNRPAKEEVVKSVTTVRQVRNNRSAGTRAR
- a CDS encoding YugN family protein, which gives rise to MIFENTGLEGLKSDLLYLDESASKAGFIRWQWEYYRATYDCKIEDRKDGGEYFLRINTRAVEGKLEKADAVLAIEAVYLGKATFPHGLEYESPVPQPVLEVARKHINELKALLEV
- a CDS encoding amidohydrolase, whose amino-acid sequence is MERLEIKELLPEMIKWRRHLHRHPELSYQEKETSAYVGARLTELGIEVRRSAAGYGLTGTLKGRETGRTVVLRADMDALNITEESGREYASQYPGVMHACGHDGHTAMLLAAAAYYSSRREELRGEIRFLFQPAEEVCPGGAVDMIAEGVLAGADAVYGLHLWTPFPLGTVGSAPGPLMASADEFFIDLTGRGGHGGMPHRTADSIVAGAALVTGLQTIVSRNVDPLRPAVVSVGTLQGGSAQNIIAERCRITGTVRAFDEETRHLIRRRIEELAASIAAAYGTEAKVDYLMGYPPLVNDVAEYERFARVAPEALGTDAHVMLMEKIMPAEDFSYYVQEIPGCFIFVGAGNAAKDAVYPHHHSKFDFDEDAMLYGVKLLVAMADSCLNESLSV
- a CDS encoding DNA repair helicase XPB, with the protein product MSGAGAGPCITRNDRTILLECGHPGFEEARAVLSGFAELVKSPPAYHTYRLTPLSLWNAAAGGQTAAEVIEGLRRLSRWGIPSEVEGEMELLMSRYGSLHLHADESDPQLVTLTADRASVLDELDDSQKLKELGLRRTGELHSHCPKMNRGLLKQEMTRLGYPVLDYAGYRDGQKLKIAWRETLGEMGEESSAGFRLRDYQREAVRQFQGTGGHGGSGVVVLPCGAGKTVVGLAVLEQLQCETLILTSSTTSVEQWRGELLLRTTLSTDEVGEYTGEHREVRPVTVTTYQMLTHRRSKGGAFAHMNLFHERNWGLIIYDEVHLLPAPVFRATADIQATRRLGLTATLVREDGREGDVFSLIGPRCYDLPWKVLERQGWIAAVDCIEVIVPMNQKLRQQYVYAGAKEQFRLAAGNQAKALAAAQIAAAHPAASILVIGQYLDQLEQMALALAAPLITGKTPQKERNALYAAFNEGKLPVLIVSKVANFAVNLPDASVAIEVSGAFGSRQEEAQRLGRILRPKPGDNRAYFYTLVTGDSREQDFALRRRMFLTEQGYEYGVRMLDPAEGAVL
- a CDS encoding helicase-associated domain-containing protein is translated as MELEPADDISRLSADACEVLLRIAAEHAASPCTADSVERLRPEFLCRAEQLLALEELLHTGMLELRQKVWGERLYQIPQQQYPLILRSFWTGCPQVRVEGAVRVEHAACSELSGEIFQGLLFIAQEGLPLTSKGVIHKKQLGRLAGRLSIPGEYLALLESSAGHQSYPLQVTLMIDLLSTLGLITRGSSGYGLDRTMLQRWLALTAQEMTDTLYTLGISRYGTPLPEEQHFRHLLSAAEFKADEWFAVEPVLSWMRQNGLAGDRPVPGSAGTGSDSGLKQASLAWIRLLAAFGWCELGSSAEGAECFRWKAMKPQLTRHSLGITPQHQEGAEEADSNRETASSSPSTAESTRATAVSGTESPDRVQGTDSIPEAGSSNPSISASSQAILDSAAEAQDTVLSPPRPVAAEAARSPLPQASASASPGFIVQPDFEVLVPPEVPYTVRWTLAGCAELLHHEDLWSFRLTRERLEAAADQGFAPGEVISWLNAHAAGGLPEQVILALRQWARAIGRTELAEVLLLSCAGEQEGEIIAAHPRLQDIVTRIGPLHFIVRPEAAGQLRKELAAAGLAPSVRAGELNGAAGQQRLFELSGPYEPELRYELPAAPGERGLLGTGPSPKLLPLDRGGPPMLELPGEEAVPQMWFNQWRQYHVTTAQKVMEQALSWGIKVRLSYGGKAADFIPERISGRPWKVRGILLLPGTETAEETELAAEDWQEIQLLHPLKHRNSSSAEAGGYVMIR